The genomic stretch ATAGTTTATTAAAAATTTAAATTCTAATATAGAAATACATAAATTGAGTTATCAGAATGATACAATTTCCCAGACTTTTCATTTAAATTCTAATATAGAAATACATAAATTTCTTCAACCAAAATATCTGAGCTGCTACATCTCCATTTAAATTCTAATATAGAAATACATAAATTATAGGAGATACTATTGTTGTAAAAGAATTAGATAGAAATTTAAATTCTAATATAGAAATACATAAATGGAGAACTTAAAGGTTTCATAGTTGCTGGAAAGTATGCATTTAAATTCTAATATAGAAATACATAAATAGAATGTCCTTTTCACTTCTCCTTCAGAAATTCCTGAATTTAAATTCTAATATAGAAATACATAAATTAAGAAAGAAAAGTAATTTTTACCAGCCCTCACACGAATTTAAATTCTAATATAGAAATACATAAATTTTTTATCTGTAAAAAGTCAATTATTTAGATTTAGGAATTTAAATTCTAATATAGAAATACATAAATATAAATAGTACAACAAAAGAGAAACCACACTCTTTTTATTTAAATTCTAATATAGAAATACATAAATTAACTGACACTGATAAAAAAGAAGTTCCAACTGTAACATTTAAATTCTAATATAGAAATACATAAATCATCTATGCAACTTCTCCTTCTTCCTTTTCAATATTATTTAAATTCTAATATAGAAATACATAAATCTTATGAAAGCATATGAGTGGAAAATAGATAACTCTACATTTAAATTCTAATATAGAAATACATAAATAGAAATTAATCATATATATCTATTATGGATATTAAGATTTAAATTCTAATATAGAAATACATAAATTAAATGACCAATCGTTTAAAATTTTGAACTTATCAGCATTTAAATTCTAATATAGAAATACATAAATATATTCCAGCTATTATACTTATTTTAATATATTTGTTATTTAAATTCTAATATAGAAATACATAAATGATTATATGATTTAGTAACTGGAACTGGTTCTAATTTATTTAAATTCTAATATAGAAATACATAAATTTTCTGGTAAAGATTTTAAATCTAATGTCTGTTCTATATTTAAATTCTAATATAGAAATACATAAATTCTTTCAACTATAATAGGTTGTTCCTCTATAATAACATTTAAATTCTAATATAGAAATACATAAATATTGTGATAATTGGATTAATGGAGGTGATTGAATTGATTTAAATTCTAATATAGAAATACATAAATTATCATCATAGTGTGCATCAAAAGTTGAACGAAAGAAATTTAAATTCTAATATAGAAATACATAAATCCAATAAAAGTGTTAAATTTGACATAGCTTTTTAAAAATTTAAATTCTAATATAGAAATACATAAATTTGATTTTTACTTCCATTCTATGTGGTCCATCTGCTTCATTTAAATTCTAATATAGAAATACATAAATTTGAACTACTAGAATATTTTGGTGCTAAAATTAAGCTATTTAAATTCTAATATAGAAATACATAAATTTTAGAAATTGATGTTACATATTATGAAAAATTATTTTATTTAAATTCTAATATAGAAATACATAAATCCTCTTCAAATTCTTCTTTATTATCCTTTATCCAAATTTAAATTCTAATATAGAAATACATAAATAAGGCTTAAAAGAATATGCTTCAGAGCTTCAAAATGTATTTAAATTCTAATATAGAAATACATAAATTCAAAAATGTATGGAATGGAAAATAAATGCAACACAATTTAAATTCTAATATAGAAATACATAAATTAAAATTGGAACTCCTCTTCTTTGTCCTATTCGTTCATTTAAATTCTAATATAGAAATACATAAATTTTATTCAGAATTTTAATGATTTGGAAATTATCTATATTTAAATTCTAATATAGAAATACATAAATTTTAATTTTGTACATTTCAATAGATGTAATGAATTTATTTAAATTCTAATATAGAAATACATAAATGGAATTGAAAGGGCTTTGAATAAAAGGATCTTTTAGAAATTTAAATTCTAATATAGAAATACATAAATCTTATGCCATAGCTTCTTAATTCAGCAACTGATTTATTTAAATTCTAATATAGAAATACATAAATAAAGTTGTTAATTGCCCCATAAATGTATTTTTAAGTATTTAAATTCTAATATAGAAATACATAAATTTCAAATCTCTACCAGCTTGTCCTGATTTTATAGCTATTTAAATTCTAATATAGAAATACATAAATATCCCCTATTTTTTTATTTTTTACAATATCATCTTCATTTAAATTCTAATATAGAAATACATAAATTGAAAATTTAACTGAAAATGAAATACAAACAATAAGAATATTTAAATTCTAATATAGAAATACATAAATAGGATATTGAAAAAGAATATAAGATTGCACTTGAAAATTTAAATTCTAATATAGAAATACATAAATTTTTTTTAATTTATCATCTTGTAAAGCATAAGCAATATTTAAATTCTAATATAGAAATACATAAATTATCGATTGCAGGATATGTACAAGTGACTTCATCTTTATTTAAATTCTAATATAGAAATACATAAATCTAATTATGCTGCACATGTTGAATATGGTCACAGAATATTTAAATTCTAATATAGAAATACATAAATTAATGCAGTGGTGTATGCAGAAACTTCTTTTAATTAATTTAAATTCTAATATAGAAATACATAAATCTTGGAGGGTTTATGAAAGAAATTGGAATTTCTTTATTTAAATTCTAATATAGAAATACATAAATATTAGTTTTAGCTATGTTTATAGCAGGTTTTAATATATTTAAATTCTAATATAGAAATACATAAATGTAACTGCTTTAGGAGGTCCAATTAGTTTAATAGTTGCATTTAAATTCTAATATAGAAATACATAAATTAAATATTATGGCTAAATAAAAATATTTTTTATCAGCATTTAAATTCTAATATAGAAATACATAAATTAAATATTATGGCTAAATAAAAATATTTTTTATCAGCATTTAAATTCTAATATAGAAATACATAAATATGGACTTTTAACAGATACGCCCTCAACATTTACTATTTAAATTCTAATATAGAAATACATAAATAGAAAAATGAGCCAGTTAGATATAGAAATGTTTACTATTTAAATTCTAATATAGAAATACATAAATAGATAGCTAAAAAAGCTACTCCTACATAATACTTTTTTAATATCTTTTTGTCAATGTAAGTTTTTTTAACAAAAAATAAAAAACTTTGATTCTTTAAAATTTTTTGTTTTCTTAAATTTATTTATAAATAAACGATTTTATAACTTTTGTCATTCTTCCACTAATTTTACATTATCAGAGGTAGACAATAAAATTTATAAGAAATTATCAGTTTTATCTTCTTGTAAACCTAGCATTTCTTTTTCCATCCATCTTTCATTTCTTGATTTAAAAATTATAAAAGAATCTAAATCATCTCTAATATATTTTGAAACTTCATATTTTAATCTTTGAATATCAACTTCTGATAATTCTCCTTCAAAGACAGAGTTTTGAATATGGTGAAGATATCTTTTACAAATTCCAAAAATTTTTCTCCAATTTCGACTACCTTTTTCATCTAATGAAATATCATACACTGCAACTACATACATTTTATCACCACCACATTTGAAAAGATTTATATTTCTTTTCACCTAATAAATGTTTAATGAGTTTATAACATTCAAGTCTTACTAAATATTGATAAGATATTTTTCTATTTAAGTCCTTATGAGTTATTATTTGTTTTAATCTATCTTCAAATTCTTGAACAATAAGTTTAGAAGCATCTTCTTTTAATCTTAAATATTCAAAATCTTTTACAAAGCTTTTTTCTGTAATTTGATTTTTATTTAATAATGAAAAAATTAATCTATCCACTATCAATGGTTTGAATACTTCTGAAATATCAAGTGAAAGAGAAAATCTTCTTGTACTAGGTTGGTGTAAATAGCTTACAGTAGGGTTTAGTTGTGTCTTGTAAATTTCTCCTAATACTCTTGTATAAAAAAGAGTATTTACAAATGATATTAAAGAATTAATCATATTATCAGGAGGATTTTTAACTCTTTTTTCAAAATCTATTTCTTGGTTTACAATAATATTCCAAGCCTCATAATAAATTTTTCTAATGTTTCCTTCATATCCCATTAATTCTTCAACATTATTTACCTCTTTTAAATGCTTTCTTAGTTCTTCTATTTGATCCATATAAAGTTTTAAATCTTTTCCTCTACCATTATAGTATCTCAAATTACGATAAATATTAAATGAAGCACCTTCTATAAATTCCCTAGCTATCTCTACTCTTTTTTGTTCATTTGTATAATGCTCAACTTGTTTTACTAAAAGTTGTCCTGAAATATTTATTTCTCTTGGATAAAAACTTCCTGTATAAAAAGTATAATAATTAAAAAAATGTATTGGAATACCAAATTGTGAGATGTAATTGATAAATTTAGTATTAAAACTCATTTCAGACATAACATAAAAATCATCTACCATTTCAATAGGAATATCCCTTTTTTCATCTTTTTCATTAATAAATGTTATAGTATTGTCTTTTCTTTTCAATGTTCCATTACTATAAAGAAAAAAACTTCTTTTCATATTAACCCCTCCTATACAAAACATAAATCAAAATAAGCACATTTTTTACAAATACTTTTCTTCTCTAATGTTGGAGGACTTTCTTTTCTCAAAATCTCTTTTATTCCTATTATTATATTATCTAAATTTTCTCTATCTTTATCTGTTAAATTAACTTCAACTGTTTGCTTCAATAATGGATAATCCAAAATTCCTTTTAATCCAATTAATCCTTTTTTCTCTAAATAATACAAATAATATTGGACTTGTAGCAAAGAAGCTGGCTCTATTGAATTACTTTTCTTAATTTCGTGCAATATCTTTTTTGAACGAATAAAATCAATATTTATAACTCCATCTATATTGATTTTTTTCTCATCTCTTGTATAAGTATTTTCTTCTAAAAGTTTTCCTAGAATAACATTTGAATTATTTTCTTCAAGTTGAATTTCATTTATAAAATACCATAACTTTCTTTTACAAACTTCATAATAATAAACCATCAATCCAGTTATATCCTTATCCATAATATCTATCTCCCCGTAGTTTAATTGATAAAGTTTTACTTTTACATAGTTATAGTTACTTTGTACTAATTAGATAAAATAAAAATTTTTAGAGTTTTTTGTAGCACAAAAACCTAATTCTTTATCATAGTCGCTTATTGCAACAATTATTTTTTCAAATTTATTAATAGAATTTGAACTATATTCCTTAGAATCTAATATCTTAAAATATTCACTTAATTGATAATATTGGATAGAAAGAGTTTTCTTTAAAAGAGCAGTTTTAGCATTTTGTCTTTCTTCTAAACTTAAATTTTTATCCTCTATCTTTTTTATAAGTTCCTTTATATTTTCTTCATTTTCCTGATAAATATTGTATGGAATTATAGTCACTTTGGATATCCCTAAGCTTTAAAGCATCTTGTGAATTTTCATCACTATTTAAAATTCTTTGATACTTTTTATAGGCATTCTCAAATTCCTCAACAAAAGGGCTTTCTTTCAAATTCTGAAAACTTAAATTTTCTTCTATTAATTTGATTTTATCTCCTTCATTAATTTTTTTAGAATAATTTTTAAATAATTCATTGTAGTTTTCAAAATTTTCTATTTCGTCTTTAGATATTACCTTACAATAATTTTCTAAACCTTTCTTTGAATTTTTATAAATATCTTTATCTATAAATCCATATCTTGATTCTTTTTCCTTTAAATATTTGTCTTCAATTTTTAAATATATAAAGCAATTAGCTTCATCTACTGATTTTTTACCTTTACGGTTACATCTTCCAAATCTTTGGAATAATGAATTTAAATCTTGTAATTCTGTAAATAAATAGTCAAAATCAATATCTAGTGAAGCTTCAACAAGTGAAGTTGATATCCAAATTACATCTTCATTGCATTCAGTTTTTCCAAAATCTAAAATTTCTTTTTCTTTTTCTTCTCTATCCTCACGAATAAAATTTGAATGTAACAAATGTAATATCTTATTAATTTTTTTATTAATTTCTTCATCATTTTTTAATTTGGTTTCTCTTTCTGATGTTGAACACGTTTTTTTCTTATCTGATTCTAATTCTCTAAAATAATCTTCAAGTTTAACTTTCAACTTTGAATAAATTTCTTGTGCTTTTTTTATAGTATTACAGATAACTAAAATTTTATTAAACTTTTTATTGTCATTTCTATTTTTTCTAAATTGCCATAAAATTTGTTCTATCCCAATCTCATCATCAATAAGAACTATATTATGTCTTATTTTTTCATTATTAGTAAATTTCTTTTTTATAAATATTGGTTCTTTAACGATTTCTTCTGGTTTATCTAAGTCTTTTATTACATTTTTATTATCTTTCATCAAATATTTATTTAAAAAATATTCAATTATTGGAGGAAAAGTAGCAGTTACAATAGCAATTTTACCTCCCATTTCTATAATTTTAGTTATTCCAAAGATTACAGCTGCAAGTAAACTTGCATCATACATCTGCATTTCATCTAAAATTATTTTAGAATAAGAAAGAGTTGCTAATTTACTTTCATAGCCCTTATATTTTAGAATAAAGTTAAATATCTGATCTGGTGTACAGATAGTTACAGGTAGAGATAAATGTTTACCTCTTTTATTATATTCTAAAATATCCATTTCCTTTTCATCTTTTATCATCAATTATAAGTTCTTTTTTATTATTTAAATAGTATTCAAGAGAGTTAGAATGTAATAAACCTACTCTTTCTTCTTTATTTTCTCCTTTTATTATAACTTCATCAAATCTTTTATACATCGCGTTAATGGCTGTTCTAAGGGGAAGAACAAAAAATATCTTATTATTACCTCCCCAAAGAAAACCACCTTCAGTTTTACCCATTCCTGTATCTGCTATTGCAATTATATTTTT from Fusobacterium hwasookii encodes the following:
- the cas1b gene encoding type I-B CRISPR-associated endonuclease Cas1b, translating into MKRSFFLYSNGTLKRKDNTITFINEKDEKRDIPIEMVDDFYVMSEMSFNTKFINYISQFGIPIHFFNYYTFYTGSFYPREINISGQLLVKQVEHYTNEQKRVEIAREFIEGASFNIYRNLRYYNGRGKDLKLYMDQIEELRKHLKEVNNVEELMGYEGNIRKIYYEAWNIIVNQEIDFEKRVKNPPDNMINSLISFVNTLFYTRVLGEIYKTQLNPTVSYLHQPSTRRFSLSLDISEVFKPLIVDRLIFSLLNKNQITEKSFVKDFEYLRLKEDASKLIVQEFEDRLKQIITHKDLNRKISYQYLVRLECYKLIKHLLGEKKYKSFQMWW
- the cas4 gene encoding CRISPR-associated protein Cas4 — its product is MDKDITGLMVYYYEVCKRKLWYFINEIQLEENNSNVILGKLLEENTYTRDEKKINIDGVINIDFIRSKKILHEIKKSNSIEPASLLQVQYYLYYLEKKGLIGLKGILDYPLLKQTVEVNLTDKDRENLDNIIIGIKEILRKESPPTLEKKSICKKCAYFDLCFV
- the cas2 gene encoding CRISPR-associated endonuclease Cas2 is translated as MKRNINLFKCGGDKMYVVAVYDISLDEKGSRNWRKIFGICKRYLHHIQNSVFEGELSEVDIQRLKYEVSKYIRDDLDSFIIFKSRNERWMEKEMLGLQEDKTDNFL